In Sporichthya polymorpha DSM 43042, a genomic segment contains:
- a CDS encoding histone-like nucleoid-structuring protein Lsr2 → MARKKVKALEDDLTGGPADETVRFSLDGIDYEIDLSAKNAERLRSDLDMYVAAARRVRALSLLRDAGRYQRRAG, encoded by the coding sequence GTGGCGCGCAAGAAGGTGAAGGCGCTCGAGGACGACCTGACCGGGGGACCGGCCGACGAGACCGTGCGGTTCTCGCTCGACGGGATCGACTACGAGATCGACCTGTCGGCGAAGAATGCCGAGCGCCTGCGCAGCGACCTGGACATGTACGTCGCCGCCGCCCGGCGGGTCCGGGCCCTCTCGCTCCTGCGGGACGCGGGCCGGTACCAGCGCCGGGCCGGCTGA
- a CDS encoding SDR family NAD(P)-dependent oxidoreductase, translating into MGVLDGQVAIVTGGARGQGRSHAIALAREGAAVVVADIAADLPTIDYPLATPAELEETVRLVEKEDRRALGLQADLRDTAAVQGVVDATLAEFGRIDILVANHGVINYGTVENTTDEMWETVLATNITGYFKMMRAVIPTMRAQNYGRIVCTASFGARGGFPNLPAYTAAKWGVIGLAKGTALEVQNSGITINVVAPAAVGTGLFLNQPTYNLFCPDIENPTRDDFEARLVQNNAGLNGRRYLDPEHVTRAVLFHVTDLDGVMTGQVTDVGLGASALRW; encoded by the coding sequence ATGGGAGTGCTGGACGGTCAGGTCGCCATCGTCACTGGTGGCGCGCGCGGACAGGGGCGCTCCCACGCGATCGCGCTCGCCCGGGAGGGCGCTGCCGTCGTCGTGGCCGACATCGCGGCCGACCTGCCGACGATCGACTACCCGCTGGCGACGCCCGCCGAACTGGAGGAGACGGTCCGGCTCGTCGAGAAGGAGGACCGGCGCGCGCTGGGCCTGCAGGCCGACCTGCGCGACACCGCCGCGGTCCAGGGCGTCGTCGACGCGACGCTGGCCGAGTTCGGGCGGATCGACATCCTCGTCGCCAACCACGGCGTCATCAATTACGGGACGGTCGAGAACACCACGGACGAGATGTGGGAGACCGTTCTCGCCACGAACATCACGGGCTACTTCAAGATGATGCGCGCCGTGATCCCCACGATGCGCGCGCAGAACTACGGCCGCATCGTCTGCACTGCGTCGTTCGGCGCCCGCGGCGGTTTCCCCAACCTGCCGGCCTACACGGCGGCGAAGTGGGGCGTCATCGGGCTGGCGAAGGGCACGGCGCTCGAGGTGCAGAACAGCGGCATCACGATCAACGTCGTCGCCCCGGCGGCGGTCGGTACCGGGCTGTTCCTCAACCAGCCGACGTACAACCTGTTCTGCCCCGACATCGAGAACCCGACCCGCGACGACTTCGAGGCGCGGCTGGTCCAGAACAACGCCGGACTGAACGGCCGCCGGTACCTAGACCCCGAGCACGTCACGCGCGCGGTGCTGTTCCATGTCACCGACCTCGACGGAGTGATGACGGGTCAGGTCACCGACGTCGGGCTGGGGGCCTCCGCCTTGCGCTGGTAG
- a CDS encoding SRPBCC family protein, with protein MGDQSVLTFEIRRSSTAPPERLFALLSDAPGWPTWFRALKRVDWEPGATPPVRLMRIGPVTVREAVLSETAPTHHAYSVRSVIPMRDHRADVHLTARPNGGTDIVWSTTFRRAWPGSGRPVRAFLQAGVSRLASALIAHAERT; from the coding sequence GTGGGCGATCAATCCGTTCTGACTTTCGAAATTCGTCGATCCTCGACCGCGCCGCCGGAGCGGTTGTTCGCGCTGCTCTCCGACGCGCCCGGGTGGCCGACCTGGTTCCGCGCCCTGAAGCGCGTGGACTGGGAGCCGGGCGCCACGCCGCCGGTGCGGCTCATGCGGATCGGGCCGGTCACGGTGCGCGAGGCGGTGCTGTCCGAGACCGCGCCGACGCACCACGCCTACTCGGTGCGGTCGGTGATCCCGATGCGCGACCACCGGGCGGACGTGCACCTGACCGCGCGCCCCAACGGCGGTACCGACATCGTGTGGAGCACGACGTTCCGCCGCGCCTGGCCGGGCAGCGGACGACCGGTGCGGGCCTTCCTTCAGGCCGGCGTCAGCCGGCTGGCGTCGGCGCTGATCGCCCACGCGGAACGGACCTGA
- a CDS encoding MmgE/PrpD family protein, translating to MTASVETERRSEITATLSEFLVGLQFNDLPDEAVEVGKIFTLECIGHMVNAHPQPVSRMLVRYARDLGATAQAAVLGGGFRTSVAEAAYVNGSLAHADELESYGTLPGSGLIPPIAAGLAVGEFRSRSGRDYLTALVAGVEMQGRLGTAGIGACDRGFMGISLVGPAGAAVTAGRLYDLTAEQMRHALGTALPLGNGSTRGCGSMAHVHEAGVPARTGVFAAQLAADGFTACDNYLDGAYSWGEQFAAGGARPYAEEKLTEGLGETLFLLTAGVAPKQYGSCGLTHQTIYGTIDILRAEGLRPDDIATVDLHVPAWADRIAPYRDPISGEQAKFSIRHGVAGLLVEGIPELPYTAAFTDEASRDPRYVAARERVRIHVDDSASVRAFADQTVVVTLHDGRTITRVVPSLTASLPSLDERVAMVERTLRRLPAENAKRLIDVVLHLEDHDLAEVAELALGGG from the coding sequence ATGACTGCCTCCGTCGAAACCGAGCGTCGAAGCGAGATCACGGCCACGCTCAGTGAGTTCCTGGTCGGGCTGCAGTTCAACGACCTGCCCGACGAGGCGGTCGAGGTGGGGAAGATCTTCACCCTCGAGTGCATCGGCCACATGGTCAACGCCCATCCGCAGCCGGTCAGCCGGATGCTCGTCCGGTACGCCCGGGATCTCGGCGCGACCGCCCAGGCCGCCGTGCTCGGCGGCGGGTTCCGGACCTCCGTGGCCGAGGCCGCGTACGTCAACGGCTCCCTCGCGCACGCGGACGAACTCGAGTCCTACGGCACGCTGCCGGGCAGTGGCCTGATCCCGCCGATCGCGGCGGGGCTCGCCGTCGGCGAGTTCCGCAGCCGCAGCGGTCGGGACTACCTGACCGCGCTCGTCGCGGGTGTCGAGATGCAGGGCCGCCTCGGGACGGCGGGCATCGGCGCGTGCGACCGCGGCTTCATGGGGATCTCGCTCGTCGGTCCGGCGGGTGCCGCGGTGACGGCCGGCCGGCTGTACGACCTGACGGCGGAGCAGATGCGTCACGCGCTCGGCACCGCATTGCCGCTCGGCAACGGCAGCACCCGCGGGTGCGGTTCGATGGCGCACGTCCACGAGGCCGGTGTCCCGGCGCGCACGGGCGTCTTCGCCGCGCAGCTCGCGGCCGACGGGTTCACCGCCTGCGACAACTACCTTGACGGCGCCTACTCCTGGGGTGAGCAGTTCGCCGCCGGCGGCGCCCGCCCCTATGCCGAGGAGAAGCTGACGGAGGGTCTGGGCGAGACCCTGTTCCTCCTCACCGCCGGGGTCGCGCCGAAGCAGTACGGCTCCTGCGGCCTCACGCACCAGACGATTTACGGCACGATCGACATCCTGCGGGCCGAGGGCCTTCGCCCCGACGACATCGCGACCGTCGACCTCCACGTCCCGGCCTGGGCCGACCGCATCGCGCCCTACCGCGACCCGATCAGCGGTGAGCAGGCGAAGTTCAGCATCCGCCACGGGGTGGCCGGCTTGCTCGTCGAGGGCATCCCGGAGCTGCCGTACACCGCCGCGTTCACCGACGAGGCGTCCCGCGACCCGCGCTACGTCGCGGCCCGGGAACGCGTGCGGATCCACGTCGACGACAGCGCCAGCGTCCGCGCGTTCGCGGATCAGACCGTGGTCGTGACCCTCCACGACGGCCGCACGATCACCCGCGTCGTCCCGAGCCTGACGGCGTCCCTGCCCTCCCTCGACGAGCGGGTCGCGATGGTCGAACGCACCCTGCGCCGCCTTCCGGCGGAGAACGCCAAGCGCCTGATCGACGTCGTCCTGCACCTGGAGGATCACGACCTCGCCGAGGTCGCCGAGCTCGCGCTGGGCGGCGGCTGA
- a CDS encoding LLM class flavin-dependent oxidoreductase translates to MPFGISREDESRSFLEMQEQIKFAESMGFKSIFSVEHHFLESFSHASAPEVLLTWAAANTTTMRIGHGVRLLPYPYNHPIRAAEQAATLDLLSQGRLEFGTGRSATLAELGGFNIDPKETRGMWEESLELILKAWTEPVVEHSGKYFNQPPRTMVPKPLQTPHPPLWMSCTSAESHEIAGRLGLGLLSFTLALSIEELARRIQLYRDTIKTATPIGKYVNNQTAVFAMTHCAPTMELARERAETGVMRYQHDQIELLTSLLPIMGDGSSYEHYQRFVGVDYDKFTYDYLDSKDMIVVGDPERCIKMAKHYEAIGVDRLLCFMQYKDMPHEHTMDSIRLFGEEVIPAFS, encoded by the coding sequence ATGCCTTTCGGAATTTCCCGCGAAGACGAATCGCGTTCCTTCCTGGAGATGCAGGAGCAGATCAAGTTCGCCGAGTCGATGGGCTTCAAGTCGATCTTCTCCGTCGAGCACCACTTTCTGGAGTCGTTCTCCCACGCCTCCGCGCCGGAGGTTCTGCTCACCTGGGCGGCCGCGAACACGACGACGATGCGCATCGGCCACGGCGTCCGGCTCCTGCCGTACCCGTACAACCACCCGATCCGCGCGGCCGAACAGGCCGCGACCCTCGACCTGCTCTCGCAGGGTCGCCTGGAGTTCGGGACCGGCCGCTCCGCGACGCTCGCCGAGCTCGGAGGCTTCAACATCGACCCCAAGGAAACGCGGGGGATGTGGGAGGAGTCCCTGGAGCTGATCCTCAAGGCGTGGACCGAACCGGTCGTCGAGCACTCGGGTAAGTACTTCAACCAGCCCCCGCGCACGATGGTGCCCAAGCCGCTGCAGACGCCGCACCCGCCGCTGTGGATGTCGTGCACCAGCGCCGAGTCGCACGAGATCGCCGGCCGTCTGGGCCTCGGTCTGCTCTCCTTCACGCTCGCGCTGTCGATCGAGGAGCTCGCGCGTCGCATCCAGCTCTACCGCGACACCATCAAGACCGCGACGCCGATCGGCAAGTACGTCAACAACCAGACCGCGGTCTTCGCGATGACGCACTGCGCTCCGACGATGGAGCTCGCCCGCGAGCGCGCCGAGACCGGCGTCATGCGCTACCAGCACGACCAGATCGAGCTGCTGACCTCACTGCTGCCGATCATGGGTGACGGCAGCTCCTACGAGCACTACCAGCGCTTCGTCGGCGTGGACTACGACAAGTTCACCTACGACTACCTCGACAGCAAGGACATGATCGTCGTCGGCGACCCCGAGCGTTGCATCAAGATGGCCAAGCACTACGAGGCCATCGGCGTCGACCGGCTGCTCTGCTTCATGCAGTACAAGGACATGCCGCACGAGCACACGATGGACTCGATCCGCCTGTTCGGCGAAGAGGTCATCCCCGCGTTCAGCTGA
- a CDS encoding DoxX family protein translates to MTEGAFDFALLLVRVTLGVVMILHGKNHLWGAGGVEGTARWFASLGFKPAKVHALMSGWGELAAGAALILGFFTPFACASVIGTMCVAGWAAHRPNGFFIFRDGYEYVLVIGVVALALGILGPGGISLDSSFGLIDYDDPTDAGLVGRTGGLIAGVLGVAGAAALLATSWRPVKTDADADSSAS, encoded by the coding sequence ATGACTGAAGGCGCGTTCGACTTCGCACTGCTGCTCGTCCGGGTGACGCTCGGCGTCGTCATGATTCTGCACGGCAAGAACCACCTCTGGGGCGCCGGCGGGGTCGAGGGCACCGCGCGCTGGTTCGCCTCGCTCGGGTTCAAGCCCGCGAAGGTGCATGCGCTGATGAGCGGCTGGGGCGAGCTCGCCGCGGGCGCGGCCCTGATCCTCGGGTTCTTCACCCCGTTCGCCTGCGCCTCGGTGATCGGCACGATGTGCGTCGCCGGCTGGGCCGCCCACCGCCCGAACGGCTTCTTCATCTTCCGTGACGGCTACGAGTACGTCCTCGTTATCGGCGTCGTCGCCCTCGCGCTCGGCATCCTCGGCCCCGGCGGCATCTCCCTCGACTCCTCGTTCGGGCTCATCGACTACGACGACCCGACCGACGCCGGCCTCGTCGGCCGCACCGGGGGCCTGATCGCCGGAGTCCTCGGCGTCGCCGGCGCCGCCGCCCTCCTCGCCACCAGCTGGCGCCCCGTCAAGACGGACGCCGACGCCGACTCCTCGGCCTCCTGA
- a CDS encoding amidohydrolase family protein: MGEAERTLIVSSDGHAVAVMPEYGPYIPASHREDFAEFCEVFAREGARTVDPASLRNRLDEELVADWIENVIDPGRLAGQTDPHQRVKELDAEGIAAEVIFPDFGLPWELHPPLKAAIIGYSRSPEKIEIANKAHNRWLADFCSAYPDRLGGLAVVSFADVEDTVAEIRWAKEAGLVGIVLPTLPDTTPFFDRAFDPIWDVLEELEMPAASHTAISAVTTYMPTGSLMKVPHPACAVPIMTAQAYFFTQQILNHMVWGGVLERHPNLRLTLTEQGTGWVVSAMAGMDYSWESSYLRRDVREIVKRKPSEYFARQVFLGSSLFSRAEAEARHSIGVDKICIGMDYPHHEGTWGAGPGTTEYLRATLGAAGVAPAEARRMLGENAADLWGFDRPALADLASRIGPDLTELLTPPTEDHFPRGDVHKPLATAF; this comes from the coding sequence ATGGGCGAGGCAGAGCGCACCCTCATCGTTTCCTCCGACGGCCACGCAGTGGCTGTGATGCCGGAGTACGGGCCGTACATCCCGGCGTCGCACCGCGAGGACTTCGCCGAGTTCTGCGAGGTGTTCGCGCGTGAGGGTGCGCGCACCGTCGACCCGGCCAGCCTACGCAACCGGCTCGACGAGGAACTCGTCGCCGACTGGATCGAGAACGTCATCGATCCCGGCCGGCTCGCCGGTCAGACCGACCCGCACCAGCGCGTCAAAGAACTTGACGCGGAGGGCATCGCGGCCGAGGTGATCTTCCCGGACTTCGGCCTGCCCTGGGAGCTGCACCCGCCGCTGAAGGCGGCGATCATCGGTTACTCACGCAGCCCGGAGAAGATCGAGATCGCCAACAAGGCGCACAACCGCTGGCTCGCGGACTTCTGCTCCGCGTACCCGGACCGCCTCGGTGGGCTCGCTGTCGTCAGCTTCGCGGACGTCGAGGACACCGTCGCCGAGATCCGCTGGGCGAAGGAGGCGGGCCTGGTCGGCATCGTCCTGCCGACGCTGCCCGACACGACGCCGTTCTTCGACCGCGCCTTCGACCCCATCTGGGACGTGCTCGAGGAACTGGAGATGCCGGCCGCGAGCCACACGGCGATCTCCGCGGTCACGACGTACATGCCGACCGGTTCGCTGATGAAGGTCCCGCACCCCGCTTGCGCGGTGCCGATCATGACCGCGCAGGCCTACTTCTTCACCCAGCAGATCCTGAACCACATGGTGTGGGGCGGGGTCCTCGAGCGGCACCCGAACCTGCGTCTGACGCTGACCGAGCAGGGCACCGGCTGGGTCGTCAGCGCGATGGCCGGCATGGACTACTCGTGGGAGAGCAGCTACCTCCGGCGTGACGTCCGCGAGATCGTGAAGCGCAAGCCGTCGGAGTACTTCGCCCGTCAGGTGTTCCTCGGGTCGTCGCTGTTCTCGCGCGCCGAGGCCGAGGCGCGGCACTCCATCGGCGTCGACAAGATCTGCATCGGCATGGACTACCCGCACCACGAGGGCACCTGGGGCGCCGGCCCCGGCACCACCGAGTACCTCCGCGCCACCCTCGGCGCCGCCGGCGTCGCTCCCGCCGAGGCCCGCCGCATGCTCGGCGAGAACGCCGCCGACCTCTGGGGCTTCGACCGCCCCGCCCTCGCCGACCTCGCCTCCCGCATCGGCCCCGACCTCACCGAGCTCCTCACACCCCCGACCGAGGACCACTTCCCCCGCGGCGACGTCCACAAGCCCCTCGCCACCGCCTTCTGA
- a CDS encoding SDR family NAD(P)-dependent oxidoreductase encodes MTTSLGLEGKRALVIGGAGPGNGGASTRALAAAGASVAIADYNESAAKSLADELAATGVAAVGIGVDVRNDADSDGIVERAAAELGGLDVVVTVVGGHTLFAPWARVGDTPDSDWDLILTMNLGYVMRVTRAAVRLLEAQGTGGSIVAVGSISGEVSSPYAAAYGAAKAGVVSLAKSVALEYARDGIRMNVVALGATVSDANRELSAQGIAMQDSIPVGRFGTNVEIANAVVFLASPASSYITGTTLFVDGGVSQRFPLRVPNAPTHVAG; translated from the coding sequence ATGACGACGTCGCTCGGGCTCGAAGGCAAGCGCGCTCTGGTCATCGGGGGCGCCGGCCCCGGTAACGGAGGGGCCTCCACGCGGGCGCTCGCCGCCGCCGGGGCTTCGGTCGCGATCGCGGACTACAACGAGAGCGCCGCGAAGTCCCTCGCCGACGAGCTCGCGGCCACGGGGGTCGCGGCGGTCGGCATCGGCGTCGACGTCCGGAACGACGCGGACTCCGACGGCATCGTCGAGCGGGCCGCTGCCGAACTGGGCGGACTCGACGTCGTCGTCACCGTCGTCGGCGGGCACACGCTGTTCGCGCCGTGGGCGCGAGTCGGGGACACCCCCGACTCCGACTGGGACCTCATCCTGACGATGAACCTCGGCTACGTCATGCGCGTGACGCGCGCGGCCGTGCGCCTCCTCGAGGCGCAGGGGACGGGCGGGTCGATCGTCGCGGTCGGCTCGATCTCGGGCGAGGTCAGCAGCCCGTACGCCGCGGCCTACGGCGCCGCGAAGGCCGGCGTGGTCAGCCTCGCGAAGTCCGTCGCGCTGGAGTACGCGCGCGACGGGATCCGCATGAACGTCGTCGCGCTCGGCGCGACCGTCTCGGACGCGAACCGCGAGCTGAGCGCGCAGGGGATCGCGATGCAGGACTCGATCCCCGTGGGCCGGTTCGGCACCAACGTCGAGATCGCGAACGCGGTCGTCTTTCTGGCGTCACCGGCGTCGAGCTACATCACCGGAACAACGCTCTTCGTGGACGGGGGAGTGTCGCAGCGCTTCCCGCTCCGCGTTCCCAACGCACCTACTCACGTGGCGGGCTGA
- a CDS encoding TetR/AcrR family transcriptional regulator, with the protein MGRSAIESRRRAALEEGNVGYLARRQEIIQAAKNVFRERGFEATLRDVAEVLGTDRASLYYYVGSKDELLQEIVREALARDIAAAKAVQKSKASTPDKIRELILSMVKSYSDNYPHMNVNTEDLRRYSHEKSDWAVEVITQTREYEAIVMSILNKGRTERTLRRDLPVNVSALALFGMINWMHRWYRPSYPVAPEEIARTFAEIYLSGYAAE; encoded by the coding sequence ATGGGGCGTAGCGCAATTGAATCCCGGCGTCGGGCCGCGCTGGAAGAGGGGAACGTCGGGTACCTCGCCCGTCGCCAGGAGATCATCCAAGCCGCGAAGAACGTCTTCCGCGAGCGTGGTTTCGAGGCGACGTTGCGCGACGTGGCCGAGGTTCTCGGTACCGACCGGGCGTCGCTGTACTACTACGTCGGCAGCAAGGACGAACTGCTGCAGGAGATCGTCCGCGAGGCGTTGGCCCGTGACATCGCGGCGGCCAAGGCCGTGCAGAAGAGCAAGGCGAGCACGCCGGACAAGATCCGCGAACTGATCCTGTCGATGGTGAAGTCCTACTCGGACAACTATCCGCACATGAACGTCAACACCGAGGATCTGCGCCGGTACTCGCACGAGAAGAGCGACTGGGCCGTCGAGGTCATCACGCAGACGCGTGAGTACGAGGCCATCGTGATGTCGATCCTCAACAAGGGGCGCACCGAGAGGACGCTGCGCCGGGACCTGCCGGTGAACGTCTCCGCGCTGGCGTTGTTCGGGATGATCAACTGGATGCACCGCTGGTACCGGCCGAGCTACCCGGTCGCGCCGGAGGAGATCGCCCGGACGTTCGCGGAGATCTATCTGTCGGGATACGCGGCGGAGTAG
- a CDS encoding amidohydrolase family protein encodes MTTPEKFPLPSGVVDAWINPNLGALTNAATALFPDLAARMERGTTLERLIDEMDAAGVAKGVLCSGYAGEGDREWCVKARDRHPERFALSHVVDPREGMAAVRLVEELVTGEGHRLIRLLGLQTQLYYNDPAYYPVYAKCVELGVPVSVNVGFPGPHVPSKYQDPLAVDDVCAFFPDLKVVLAHGGEPWVDVCVKLMVKWPNVSWMSSAIAPKHIPPAILQYANTRGADRILWGSDYPLLTHERCLTEAVRLPFRDAGKLEKFLSLNASAMFFA; translated from the coding sequence ATGACGACACCGGAGAAGTTCCCGCTGCCCTCCGGCGTGGTCGACGCCTGGATCAACCCGAACCTGGGCGCGCTGACCAACGCCGCCACGGCACTCTTCCCCGACCTCGCCGCGCGCATGGAGCGTGGGACCACGCTCGAGCGGTTGATCGACGAGATGGACGCCGCCGGCGTCGCGAAGGGCGTGCTGTGCTCGGGGTACGCCGGCGAGGGCGACCGGGAGTGGTGCGTGAAGGCGCGCGACCGCCATCCGGAGCGGTTCGCGCTCTCGCACGTCGTCGATCCGCGGGAGGGGATGGCGGCGGTTCGCCTCGTCGAGGAACTCGTCACCGGGGAGGGGCATCGGCTGATCCGCCTGCTCGGGCTGCAGACCCAGCTGTACTACAACGACCCGGCCTACTACCCGGTCTACGCGAAGTGCGTGGAGCTCGGGGTGCCGGTCAGTGTCAACGTCGGGTTCCCCGGGCCGCACGTGCCGAGCAAGTACCAGGACCCGTTGGCCGTCGACGACGTCTGCGCGTTCTTTCCCGACCTGAAGGTCGTCCTCGCCCACGGCGGCGAGCCGTGGGTCGACGTCTGCGTGAAGCTGATGGTGAAGTGGCCGAACGTCTCGTGGATGAGTTCCGCGATCGCGCCGAAGCACATCCCGCCGGCGATCCTGCAGTACGCGAACACCCGGGGAGCGGACCGCATTCTGTGGGGAAGCGACTATCCGTTGCTCACCCACGAACGGTGTCTGACCGAGGCGGTGCGGCTGCCGTTCCGTGACGCGGGCAAGCTTGAGAAGTTCCTCTCGCTCAACGCCTCCGCGATGTTCTTCGCCTGA
- a CDS encoding LLM class flavin-dependent oxidoreductase, protein MKFHLIQPGMIGRQHEIKQGMAGQNKVLYQRYLEEIRGYVKLADELGYASYGHNEHHLQLEGFEVTNHPGMFSLFVGMHAQRMRVSTLGYVLTTHNPVRAAEEIATLDHMLGGRLNVGFTRGYQSRWVGSYASVRGANATTPQDAKARGEVDTMNREIFEECVGIVKKAWLNSTFSHKGKYWQFPPETGLTGHPAYEKYGAGMGEDGMVHEIGIAPRCYQDPHPPLYGAFAHSMRTIDMWAREGGKPIVMANQMEFCEALWTRYMNTAAAAGRDVKREDAAAWGGVLMLGSDKAKLEHKKAEHDWYWHEFFLPFGQGYANCLIGDADEVSRQIEDAHKRLGFNEMWLQFGQGHLDPEENEEELYEFMEKVAPRFSTKAPDGTWV, encoded by the coding sequence ATGAAGTTCCACCTCATCCAGCCGGGCATGATCGGGCGTCAGCACGAGATCAAGCAGGGCATGGCGGGCCAGAACAAGGTCCTGTACCAGCGCTACCTCGAAGAGATCCGCGGCTACGTGAAGCTGGCCGACGAACTCGGCTACGCGAGCTACGGCCACAACGAGCACCACCTCCAGCTGGAGGGGTTCGAGGTCACCAACCACCCCGGGATGTTCAGCCTCTTCGTCGGCATGCACGCCCAGCGCATGCGGGTCTCGACGCTGGGCTACGTGCTCACCACGCACAACCCGGTCCGCGCGGCCGAGGAGATCGCGACGCTGGACCACATGCTCGGCGGCCGCCTCAACGTCGGGTTCACCCGCGGCTACCAGTCCCGCTGGGTCGGGTCCTACGCCTCGGTCCGCGGCGCGAACGCCACCACCCCGCAGGACGCCAAGGCGCGCGGCGAGGTCGACACGATGAATCGCGAGATCTTCGAAGAGTGCGTCGGCATCGTGAAGAAGGCCTGGCTGAACTCGACCTTCTCCCACAAGGGCAAGTACTGGCAGTTCCCCCCGGAGACCGGCCTCACCGGCCACCCCGCCTACGAGAAGTACGGCGCCGGCATGGGCGAGGACGGGATGGTGCACGAGATCGGCATCGCGCCCCGTTGCTACCAGGACCCCCACCCGCCGCTGTACGGCGCGTTCGCCCACTCGATGCGCACCATCGACATGTGGGCCCGCGAGGGCGGCAAGCCGATCGTGATGGCGAACCAGATGGAGTTCTGCGAGGCCCTCTGGACGCGGTACATGAACACCGCCGCCGCCGCGGGGCGCGACGTGAAGCGTGAGGACGCGGCTGCGTGGGGCGGCGTGTTGATGCTCGGCAGCGACAAGGCCAAGCTCGAGCACAAGAAGGCCGAGCACGACTGGTACTGGCACGAGTTCTTCCTCCCCTTCGGCCAGGGCTACGCCAACTGCCTGATCGGTGACGCCGACGAGGTGTCGCGCCAGATCGAGGACGCCCACAAGCGGCTCGGCTTCAACGAGATGTGGCTCCAGTTCGGCCAGGGTCACCTCGACCCCGAGGAGAACGAGGAGGAGCTGTACGAGTTCATGGAGAAGGTCGCGCCGCGCTTCTCCACCAAGGCACCCGACGGCACCTGGGTCTGA
- a CDS encoding cytochrome P450: MTTSKCPVSSLVENFDFSDPRVRADPQAVWAELRKGPPAWSDNHGGHWVVSRYADVVQVVEHPELYTSTQGTPFPPTGFPYPLPPSEADPPEHAKYRRMAAPFFTSRALSRLETSIRAVTRERLRSFVETGKADLAKDLAVHVPANVIAEMMGFPQSDAGWFVEITDRMLYTAERPELAEENAAIGGELVGYLMKHLQARKTEPQDDLLTDLVQSTMDGRPLTPEEELGLAFFFLIAGHETTVGGVTYLLYRLGLNPDQRDALIADRTLLRGAIEEGLRIDSPVLHLSRVATQDTELGGARIQAGDRVVVIYASANLDAAAFTDPDTFDIRRERNRHVAFSTGIHKCQGAGLARLEMSIVVDEVLGAIPDYVVDTGGVTFRNVQGVRSVATLPVTFTPGKAADIP; the protein is encoded by the coding sequence ATGACGACTTCGAAGTGCCCGGTCTCCTCCCTGGTGGAGAACTTCGACTTCTCCGACCCGCGGGTCCGGGCCGACCCTCAGGCGGTGTGGGCCGAACTGCGCAAGGGCCCACCCGCCTGGTCGGACAACCACGGCGGGCACTGGGTCGTCAGCCGGTACGCCGACGTGGTCCAGGTCGTCGAGCACCCCGAGCTCTACACCTCGACGCAGGGCACGCCGTTCCCGCCGACCGGGTTCCCGTACCCGCTCCCGCCGAGCGAGGCGGACCCGCCGGAGCACGCGAAGTACCGCCGGATGGCGGCGCCGTTCTTCACCTCGCGCGCCCTGTCGCGGCTGGAGACGTCGATCCGCGCGGTCACCCGCGAGCGGCTGCGGTCGTTCGTCGAGACCGGTAAGGCCGACCTGGCGAAGGACCTCGCCGTCCACGTCCCCGCGAACGTCATCGCCGAGATGATGGGCTTCCCGCAGTCGGACGCCGGCTGGTTCGTCGAGATCACGGACCGCATGCTCTACACGGCCGAGCGGCCGGAGCTCGCGGAGGAGAACGCCGCGATCGGCGGCGAGCTCGTCGGTTACCTGATGAAGCATCTGCAGGCCCGCAAGACCGAGCCGCAGGACGACCTGCTGACCGACCTGGTCCAGTCCACGATGGACGGCCGGCCGCTCACCCCCGAGGAGGAGCTCGGCCTCGCCTTCTTCTTCCTCATCGCCGGGCACGAGACCACCGTCGGGGGCGTCACGTACCTGCTCTACCGCCTGGGTCTCAACCCCGACCAACGCGATGCCCTGATCGCCGACCGCACGTTGCTCCGCGGCGCGATCGAGGAGGGGCTGCGTATCGACTCGCCCGTCCTCCACCTCTCCCGCGTCGCCACGCAGGACACCGAGCTCGGCGGCGCGCGGATTCAGGCCGGAGACCGCGTCGTCGTCATCTACGCGTCCGCGAACCTCGACGCCGCCGCGTTCACCGACCCCGACACGTTCGACATCCGGCGTGAGCGCAACCGCCACGTCGCGTTCAGTACGGGCATCCACAAGTGCCAGGGCGCCGGTCTCGCGCGCCTCGAGATGAGCATCGTCGTCGACGAGGTCCTGGGCGCGATCCCGGACTACGTCGTCGACACCGGCGGCGTGACGTTCCGCAACGTCCAGGGCGTCCGCTCGGTCGCGACGCTGCCGGTGACCTTCACCCCCGGCAAGGCAGCTGACATCCCGTAA